The window TTTTTTAGAGTCCATCTGCTTAAGTTAACCTGCTTAATCACTCTGGGTCAACAAAAAAATCAAAACAAAAATGAGATCCTAGTATTCTTGGCAGATCTAGTACAGGCGTCACTCTCACTAGTTCACCTTCTTTATATTCGAAGTTTAGACAAAATCGTTCTTGTCGTACAGTCAACTCAGCATCAAACTTCATAGCTTGTTTACGGCTACTTTCAAACCCTAAACCACGCCCAGAGCCAAATCTACTAATACCACCTTCAGTTAATGCTGTTTGAACAAGTCCGACGTCTGATTCAAGACTCTCTTCTTTATAACGTTTATAGAGTTTTGGGTGATGCTTTTGCAGCGATGGTCTCAAAGTTCTCGCTATTCCGAGGCCACTATCAGAAACAACAGTCTGAATATGCTTCCTTCGCCCCACATACCTCTGCAACGAGGCAAAACCAAAAATCGGTGATTCGCTATGTTCGAAAACATTCCCAATCAATTCTCCAAAAACAGTAAGTGCTGCTATTTCATACCGAGCATCAGACTGTTGAACAAAGCGCTGTTGCAGTTGAACCACTAGATCCTTGTTCTCTTCATTCGGATCAATCGCACCGAACTCTACAAGAGCATCACTATTCCCCTTATACCTCGCGGCACCTGAAAACCGAGGTCTATCAGGAACAACCTGTACTTGATCATCGAGATGATCGAAAAATCCCGCACGACTTAGGAACAATTTCGTGCTGGCACACTCGGTCAAATCAACTGTAACTTTTTTACCGATATAAATTAGTTGATTTAGCAACGCTAATAACCTAGCCGCCACAATCAATAATATTTTGCAGCCATTAGGAATTACAACCAAAACAGAAGAGCAGTTACTGTCAATCAAGCAACCAGACTGAGATAAACTCTTCTCAAAAGATTCTCGCGTGACCCAGCAATCAGCCTCCAAGATTAACTTCTGCTCATTGGGTTCCACGTAAGCGGTAATTAAACCCCACTCACATTTCCAGCTATTCGTAGATCGTCAGCTTTTAAATTCATCGGCAAAAGTTTCAACAGCTCTGAACGAGATTCTGCAAACGGTAATTTTTCAAATAGATATCGAAGGTAGTTATACGGTTCCAAATTATTGGCCTTGG of the Desulfosediminicola ganghwensis genome contains:
- a CDS encoding ATP-binding protein, producing the protein MIDSNCSSVLVVIPNGCKILLIVAARLLALLNQLIYIGKKVTVDLTECASTKLFLSRAGFFDHLDDQVQVVPDRPRFSGAARYKGNSDALVEFGAIDPNEENKDLVVQLQQRFVQQSDARYEIAALTVFGELIGNVFEHSESPIFGFASLQRYVGRRKHIQTVVSDSGLGIARTLRPSLQKHHPKLYKRYKEESLESDVGLVQTALTEGGISRFGSGRGLGFESSRKQAMKFDAELTVRQERFCLNFEYKEGELVRVTPVLDLPRILGSHFCFDFFVDPE